A stretch of Streptomyces vietnamensis DNA encodes these proteins:
- a CDS encoding IS630 family transposase, whose product MAAVFGVSPKAADTWWAKWQAGGREAPAMRPRGKPVGVHQVLGEAEQAAVRQAVLDHRPCDVGLSGQSWTRRLIGDLIAKPYRVELTEPEVGKYLRRRGCPSSVRTSRAVEQHSKAVRRRHGETWPAIRAKVKRDGGEILFADQVGIRSDQVTGRTWGEKGRTPVVRRSGNRFSVNAMSAISAKGRMHFVVFTESFTAEVMCRFLDRLAGHFDHKVHLVVDGYSAHRSRKVRDWLAAHPDDVELHFLPPYAPELNPDELVNADLKHSLPKQHRARDQAELAAETRRFFHRRQRQPHIVRGYFGGPHVR is encoded by the coding sequence GTGGCAGCGGTCTTCGGGGTGTCGCCGAAGGCGGCCGACACGTGGTGGGCGAAGTGGCAGGCCGGCGGCCGGGAGGCGCCGGCCATGCGGCCGCGGGGCAAGCCGGTCGGGGTGCACCAGGTGCTCGGGGAGGCCGAGCAGGCCGCGGTGCGGCAGGCCGTCCTCGACCACCGGCCCTGTGACGTGGGACTTTCCGGGCAGTCGTGGACGCGGCGGCTGATCGGTGACCTGATCGCGAAGCCGTACCGGGTAGAGCTGACCGAACCGGAGGTGGGCAAGTACCTGAGGCGTCGGGGCTGCCCTTCCAGCGTCCGGACAAGCCGGGCCGTCGAGCAGCACTCGAAGGCCGTGCGCCGCCGGCACGGGGAGACCTGGCCGGCGATCCGGGCCAAGGTGAAGAGGGACGGCGGCGAGATTCTGTTCGCCGACCAGGTCGGCATCCGCTCCGACCAGGTCACCGGCCGCACCTGGGGCGAGAAGGGCAGGACACCCGTCGTGCGGCGGAGCGGGAACCGGTTCTCGGTGAACGCGATGTCGGCCATCAGCGCCAAGGGCCGGATGCACTTCGTGGTCTTCACCGAGAGCTTCACCGCCGAGGTGATGTGCCGTTTCCTGGACCGGCTCGCCGGCCACTTCGACCACAAGGTCCACCTCGTCGTCGACGGGTACTCCGCCCATCGGTCCAGGAAGGTCCGCGACTGGCTCGCCGCCCACCCCGACGACGTCGAGCTGCACTTCCTGCCGCCCTACGCACCCGAGCTGAACCCCGACGAGCTGGTCAACGCGGACCTCAAGCACAGCCTGCCCAAGCAGCACCGGGCCCGAGATCAGGCCGAACTCGCCGCCGAGACACGCCGCTTCTTCCACAGACGCCAACGCCAGCCACACATCGTCCGCGGCTACTTCGGCGGCCCGCACGTCCGCTAA
- a CDS encoding toxin-antitoxin system YwqK family antitoxin, producing the protein MRGDRLTEDQLTRTFGAVLEEVLSGQGLRTCTGLDMATDDALWEIAKYGPGAPAELVDAARAAFAGQLDGSNAARWRAELRRKLAAQRTAERESGPTTEARGGAEPPAKPLGATPTSVRAMRIKGDQTYLDEYGRTCHAGELFTGEVEEVADNGHTELLGTYCSGIEHGRQQEWWPDGTKRAEGVAIMGAAVGEWRYWHANGRPSEVVVFDENGREMSRKRWNAVGELIMDHVTRRA; encoded by the coding sequence ATGCGCGGTGATCGGCTGACCGAGGACCAGCTGACGAGGACTTTCGGCGCCGTGCTGGAAGAGGTGCTCAGTGGCCAGGGTTTGCGGACCTGCACTGGGCTCGACATGGCAACGGATGACGCGCTGTGGGAGATCGCCAAGTATGGTCCGGGGGCCCCTGCCGAACTTGTCGACGCCGCCCGTGCTGCCTTCGCCGGGCAACTGGACGGCAGCAACGCCGCGCGCTGGCGCGCAGAGCTCAGGCGCAAGTTGGCAGCTCAGCGCACCGCCGAGCGCGAGTCAGGGCCCACCACCGAGGCTCGTGGTGGTGCCGAGCCGCCGGCGAAACCGCTCGGGGCGACGCCGACTTCAGTACGGGCGATGCGTATCAAAGGCGATCAGACCTACTTGGACGAGTACGGACGCACCTGTCACGCAGGGGAACTGTTCACTGGGGAGGTCGAGGAAGTCGCGGACAACGGGCACACCGAGCTGCTCGGCACCTACTGCTCGGGCATCGAGCACGGGCGGCAGCAGGAGTGGTGGCCGGACGGGACCAAGCGGGCCGAGGGCGTGGCCATCATGGGTGCCGCGGTAGGTGAGTGGCGGTACTGGCACGCCAACGGCCGGCCGTCGGAAGTGGTCGTTTTCGATGAGAACGGTCGGGAGATGTCGAGAAAGCGCTGGAATGCCGTAGGTGAGCTGATCATGGATCACGTGACGCGCCGGGCCTGA
- a CDS encoding DUF6183 family protein: MADDIAELVRDLPGLKSVTGVWRLAEQWLAAGDSERVAELGVRLVGEYRGREQELWQYVTMRDGLLRLLARTPGPGQVLATGRLAQALGGSHFPSLAASLLVSAQQPANLEALFSDGADGPDELRACLVQELVVRGVDLAGLPQVANWAGASRQRHGRFAWLPLSRAEFELGYPVPARFPDGESRTRQEALTWHSGSAPVPLPGVRETTAAATGELIAAAARNWAEDSNGCLEARVFEFVDPLTAASLPAALGAIGLKCTAAAAQVSLSRCFPVEIWEVLFDAAAEGGAYESAEYGAYGRLAAWRSLAGLTGVEEGTPVAEVEALAAAYRWYSFGTDSGWFFRQRWDLAIVALSPNGRRLAVLAATDTY, translated from the coding sequence GTGGCTGATGACATAGCTGAACTCGTGCGGGATCTGCCGGGCCTGAAGAGTGTGACGGGTGTGTGGCGGCTCGCCGAGCAGTGGTTGGCGGCCGGGGACAGCGAGCGGGTCGCCGAGCTGGGTGTCCGGCTCGTTGGGGAGTACCGCGGCCGAGAGCAGGAGTTGTGGCAGTACGTGACGATGCGGGACGGGCTGCTGCGGCTGCTCGCCCGCACGCCCGGCCCCGGCCAGGTCCTCGCCACGGGTCGGCTGGCCCAGGCTCTTGGCGGCAGTCACTTCCCGAGCCTGGCCGCCTCCCTGCTGGTCTCGGCGCAGCAACCAGCAAACCTGGAAGCCCTGTTCAGTGACGGGGCGGATGGACCGGACGAGTTGCGGGCCTGCCTGGTACAGGAGTTGGTGGTCCGAGGAGTCGACCTCGCCGGGCTGCCGCAGGTGGCCAACTGGGCGGGCGCTTCGCGTCAAAGACACGGTCGGTTCGCCTGGCTGCCCCTCAGTCGTGCCGAGTTCGAGCTCGGCTACCCCGTGCCGGCCCGCTTCCCGGACGGGGAGAGCCGCACCCGGCAAGAGGCGCTCACGTGGCACTCCGGCAGCGCCCCGGTGCCACTGCCCGGCGTGAGGGAGACCACCGCGGCAGCGACCGGCGAGCTGATCGCTGCCGCCGCGCGGAACTGGGCCGAGGACTCGAACGGCTGCCTCGAGGCCCGGGTGTTCGAGTTCGTCGATCCCCTGACGGCGGCCAGCCTGCCTGCCGCCCTCGGGGCGATCGGTCTGAAGTGCACGGCCGCGGCGGCCCAGGTGAGCCTCAGCCGCTGCTTTCCGGTGGAGATCTGGGAAGTCCTGTTCGACGCCGCGGCCGAGGGAGGAGCGTATGAATCGGCGGAGTACGGCGCCTATGGCCGCCTTGCGGCCTGGCGTTCCCTGGCCGGACTGACGGGAGTAGAAGAGGGCACCCCGGTGGCCGAGGTCGAGGCGTTGGCGGCGGCCTACCGGTGGTACAGCTTCGGCACCGACAGCGGGTGGTTCTTCCGCCAGCGCTGGGACCTCGCCATCGTGGCCCTCTCACCGAACGGCCGCCGACTGGCTGTTCTGGCAGCCACGGACACCTACTGA
- a CDS encoding TetR/AcrR family transcriptional regulator codes for MPRQIDQAARLAAIEDAVVAIAADAGFEAVTIRAVAKRVGASTSVVTHYVGSREELLCNAVRRELDSRRAEADAAARALDGQAALRAVVEWAVLSPTERSHRFWLALVLNAAGQPTLRGELNRFNQWWNQRIEQLLHEAGSADPAKEADLVSLFVDGIVVSGFDAGRPWTPERRTKLLDAVWATLSF; via the coding sequence ATGCCCCGCCAGATAGATCAGGCCGCGCGACTGGCGGCCATTGAGGACGCCGTGGTTGCCATCGCGGCCGACGCAGGTTTCGAAGCCGTGACGATCCGTGCTGTCGCCAAGCGGGTGGGGGCCTCGACATCGGTCGTGACTCATTACGTGGGCAGCAGGGAAGAGTTGCTGTGCAACGCCGTCCGTCGGGAACTCGACAGCCGCCGCGCCGAAGCCGACGCGGCAGCGCGTGCTCTTGACGGTCAGGCCGCTCTGCGTGCGGTGGTGGAGTGGGCCGTCCTCAGTCCCACCGAACGCAGCCATCGGTTCTGGCTCGCTCTCGTCCTGAACGCGGCCGGACAGCCGACCCTGCGAGGCGAGCTCAACCGGTTCAACCAGTGGTGGAACCAGCGGATCGAGCAGCTGCTCCACGAAGCGGGATCGGCTGACCCTGCGAAGGAGGCCGACCTGGTCAGCTTGTTCGTCGACGGGATAGTCGTCTCCGGGTTCGACGCCGGCCGGCCCTGGACACCGGAACGCCGCACAAAGCTGCTCGACGCCGTCTGGGCAACTCTGAGTTTCTGA
- a CDS encoding TetR/AcrR family transcriptional regulator has translation MAYVRAAEREEQIVAAAMRVLSSAGVPAMTLRAVAAEAGIPLGTLHYVFPAKDQLLRAVMGKVIGDISEALRAEVELDRGVEHAFRQGIAGFWRRLVESGIGLQVMQYELTTYSVRTEGTGGLAQSQYERYSSLVTELCEQAAQAAGERCAIGFDALGRLTLALVDGLILQYVANPDADRARRDLKHAVDMIILLADPQPVALRKKVRAD, from the coding sequence GTGGCCTACGTCAGGGCAGCGGAGCGCGAGGAACAGATCGTCGCGGCAGCCATGCGAGTACTCAGTTCTGCGGGCGTGCCCGCCATGACCCTGCGCGCCGTGGCGGCGGAGGCCGGCATTCCTCTGGGCACGTTGCACTACGTCTTCCCCGCCAAGGACCAGCTGCTGCGCGCGGTCATGGGCAAGGTCATAGGGGACATCTCGGAGGCGCTTCGCGCCGAGGTGGAGCTCGACCGCGGAGTGGAGCACGCCTTCAGGCAGGGCATCGCCGGCTTCTGGCGCCGGCTGGTGGAGAGCGGCATCGGCCTCCAGGTCATGCAGTACGAGCTGACCACGTACTCCGTGCGGACGGAGGGGACGGGAGGCCTGGCCCAGTCGCAGTACGAGCGCTACAGCTCCCTGGTCACCGAGCTCTGCGAACAGGCGGCGCAGGCCGCGGGAGAGCGCTGCGCCATCGGATTCGACGCGCTGGGGCGCCTGACGCTGGCCCTGGTCGACGGCCTCATCCTGCAGTACGTGGCGAATCCCGACGCCGACCGCGCACGTCGTGACCTCAAACACGCGGTGGACATGATCATCCTGCTCGCCGACCCCCAGCCCGTCGCGCTCAGGAAGAAGGTCCGGGCCGATTGA